Within the Acyrthosiphon pisum isolate AL4f unplaced genomic scaffold, pea_aphid_22Mar2018_4r6ur Scaffold_13305;HRSCAF=13945, whole genome shotgun sequence genome, the region TTCTGAGTAAATctaagatttatatattataaatcatacattttataattattattatttgattaacttCACATAATTTTATCGGGTGATTCTCtgtatgttaaatattgtttcatttCTATGTTACTTACGTAAACTATTAAAGTAagctagtacctatagtattgttaaatataatacttatcatacaaccatttaaaaaaataaaagtaataataattacaatttaaatgtcaTAACGATGtagtcacattattattataaagatagtACATTGACACATTTGCtctgaataacattttaatgttcactgaattataaaaatatttaattatatctcTTTGTATTTtagagtatttatttatttgtatttttaaatgattacataCTTACATCATAACTCACAACCTTTATTTTAACATTCctcttgcataatattatatgcctttttagtaattactaattacctatGTTAAGctataagataattattatttattgtatgaatTAAATTCTATGGAATTGTTTTAgagatgtaaataataatataatggaactCTTGATCATGGCATATGCATGCAAAACTTCTTCTGCCAAAAGCATTGTTGGAGTTATTCCTTATCTACCCTACAGtaaacaatgtatttaaataattacatttaaaaccttcatgaataattaataattgattttgctTAAGGTAAAATGCGAAAGCGTGGTTCTATTGTGTCCAAGCTTTTGGCAAAGATGTTGTGTTCGTCAGGCTTAACTCATGTGATTACAATGGATCTTCACCAAAAAGAAATTCAAGGCTTTTTTGAATGTCCAGTCGACAATTTGAGAGCATCACCATTCcttttacaatatattcaaGAATGTGTAGGTCTCCAATATtccaaatattagttttaaaatgtattaacatactatatattatttttaaatacaaggaTGCCATTGTGCTTTCATACTAAATCAAAAACATGAACATAATACACGGCGTCCCACCCtttatgttgaaaattatatccaaacatttttttttcaatgcaagtagaattttgaatttgtgttaaagagttattttaaaatttaaatagattcCTGATTATCGTAATGCCGTGATTGTTGCAAGAAATCCCGGATCAGCAAAAAAAGCTACATCATATGCTGAACGTTTACGTTTAGGAATTGCTGTTATTCACGGAGAACAGAAAGAATCTGATTCCGATATGGTTGATGGAAGAAATTCTCCGCCACCATCAACATCTCGTTCAAGAACGATGGATGTTGGAGTAGGAGTACCACAGCATCCAGCCAAAGAGAAACCTCCTATT harbors:
- the LOC100160309 gene encoding phosphoribosyl pyrophosphate synthase-associated protein 2-like; its protein translation is MDITTSTDIMIISGNSHLELANLVARRLGVKPARCAVSYTTNRETSVQISDSVRGKDIYIIQTGSKDVNNNIMELLIMAYACKTSSAKSIVGVIPYLPYSKQCKMRKRGSIVSKLLAKMLCSSGLTHVITMDLHQKEIQGFFECPVDNLRASPFLLQYIQECIPDYRNAVIVARNPGSAKKATSYAERLRLGIAVIHGEQKESDSDMVDGRNSPPPSTSRSRTMDVGVGVPQHPAKEKPPINVVGDVGGRIAIMVDDMVDDVASFVAAAEVLKERGAYKIYVLATHGLLSSDAPRLIESSPIDEVVVTNTIPHEIQKMQCHKIKTVDISILLSESIRRIS